From a region of the Burkholderia lata genome:
- a CDS encoding VPA1262 family protein: MAPTLDDLLNDGRLTRLFSKSTRHCALQLWILQIKSGQSIENRVVYGRLLPYSHSSDRWSAGDDDSFRPVGQVQAQVARLNLYVKSVYCADLLRRLAAGWTVSAVSEELKLGLSDRLKERFGATSLAPDGLAYRPVSYQLNRGAHDERSLSSPHGGAGAFSASITLTDKGALFRVGQDYDVALTSLVVERISADTGLDFGAADLARFGDLELLVFPALDDMERQLMKVGWVDTPHALVARFDPMQVPHFSAFHFRLCIANGGQIVYSRIAVAKRDAEGVYEHKFELSEHLHATTDSTELEVYGFDGDQSREGTLCCRWRIGYFREVNLQTHVVGRGAEPVKFDWLEKTTRPAVLARVKAALTINRGDLGFANRVGSREADPWVPANLDLASLFERLHPRNSEGRFFLRWGQGDGEGRLQFVEWFRGLLNKYQQHQIVIFDPYFEAAGLALLLLGAAPKSDYIVFTSLSKPSKVSDGVVGESDKPAQSRINNLVASCEHNSQLLRRIKLRIYGLREGRLHDRYILIMGADGLPAAGFNLSNSFQKAAENYPLLVTPIPADTLLSVEKYMSGLVQEAETAQSEGGGESYSMRLLFNSASSPMVPQRYEPLRFLENVRAGDVLSVWVGELSLRGQSGDSLKVQMAELGLLKDGSLVLPEMVDLQDWMNEQASNFTEFTAIWEVLGEVIAHTRASDRRFREDKLDRGFVEFLVRFLNTSFNRVYDGVDEELSVMDARLFREPVETLLHSSYRPEHLFHATKYVALTWSEYFTIKFLWWYAPHMLLATFEAQVADLPVESGGSNVVQLSLLSQIVSDISLSIQFDINKVQRGLLVNSGNGFLRWMGLIAIERQLEGPGGLAVVLQLVARFSSADQVRALGWMIHRAKSNPKKAEIYDGLVTSLHEALPPMIPAEDLRHLVDSMRGHMRQLTWAEPWLFQDVVFPLLQDERANTDDACEIWINELVALLGPELNHRLFALAREGQTTNITAFLFAHSGPERQRASLRSMQLILKQQRRIVQQPLASTSDWTRWDDALVVSMWILAFTRWAQYYLRLRDVTDSELERLSEDARELAMVRPMDEWRSEGAGKPVQLAAFLDQAEELSL; this comes from the coding sequence ATGGCTCCGACACTCGATGACCTTCTCAACGATGGCCGGTTGACGCGGCTGTTCTCGAAGAGTACCCGCCACTGCGCGCTGCAGCTTTGGATCCTGCAGATCAAGTCGGGGCAATCGATCGAAAATCGAGTGGTCTACGGCCGTTTGCTTCCCTACAGCCATTCGAGTGATCGCTGGTCAGCCGGGGACGATGATAGTTTTCGCCCTGTCGGACAAGTACAAGCTCAGGTTGCCCGGCTCAACCTATACGTCAAAAGTGTCTACTGCGCCGACCTACTACGGCGACTGGCTGCGGGTTGGACCGTTTCTGCAGTCAGCGAAGAGTTGAAGCTTGGCCTTTCCGATCGGCTGAAAGAAAGGTTTGGGGCAACCTCGCTTGCTCCCGATGGCCTAGCTTACCGCCCGGTCTCCTATCAGCTAAATCGTGGCGCACATGACGAGCGGTCGCTCTCCAGCCCACATGGTGGAGCTGGGGCGTTCAGTGCCTCTATTACTCTGACTGACAAGGGGGCGCTGTTCCGTGTTGGGCAGGACTATGACGTAGCTTTGACCTCATTGGTGGTCGAACGCATCAGCGCAGATACGGGCTTGGACTTTGGTGCTGCTGACCTAGCTCGGTTTGGTGATCTTGAGCTGTTAGTTTTTCCTGCGCTCGACGACATGGAGCGACAGTTGATGAAGGTAGGCTGGGTTGATACCCCGCATGCATTAGTCGCGCGATTTGATCCGATGCAGGTCCCGCACTTCAGTGCGTTCCATTTTCGTCTGTGTATCGCGAACGGCGGACAGATCGTCTACTCACGTATCGCCGTCGCAAAACGCGATGCGGAGGGCGTGTACGAGCACAAGTTCGAGCTGAGCGAGCATCTGCACGCTACCACAGACAGTACTGAGCTAGAGGTCTACGGTTTCGACGGCGATCAATCTCGCGAGGGTACGCTGTGTTGCCGGTGGCGAATCGGGTACTTCCGGGAGGTTAATCTGCAGACACACGTGGTAGGCCGCGGAGCTGAGCCGGTTAAATTCGACTGGTTAGAAAAAACCACACGGCCGGCTGTACTAGCGAGAGTGAAGGCGGCCCTGACTATCAATCGCGGCGATTTGGGATTTGCTAACCGTGTCGGTAGCCGTGAAGCGGATCCGTGGGTTCCTGCTAACCTTGATCTCGCATCTCTTTTCGAGCGACTCCATCCGAGAAATTCAGAGGGGCGGTTCTTCTTACGCTGGGGGCAGGGGGACGGAGAGGGGCGATTGCAATTCGTGGAGTGGTTTAGAGGACTACTGAACAAATACCAGCAGCATCAAATAGTCATCTTTGATCCATACTTTGAGGCTGCGGGCCTAGCCCTGTTGCTACTCGGTGCGGCGCCTAAGTCTGACTATATTGTCTTCACGTCCTTGTCCAAACCGTCCAAAGTAAGTGACGGTGTGGTAGGCGAATCTGACAAACCTGCACAGAGTCGGATTAACAACCTAGTGGCGAGTTGCGAGCACAACAGCCAACTGCTGAGGCGGATCAAGTTGCGCATCTATGGCCTGAGGGAGGGGCGGCTGCACGATCGTTACATCTTGATCATGGGGGCGGACGGACTACCGGCAGCGGGCTTCAATCTATCAAACTCGTTTCAGAAGGCCGCCGAAAACTATCCTCTGTTAGTTACCCCGATTCCAGCGGACACCCTTCTCTCGGTTGAAAAATACATGTCCGGGCTGGTGCAGGAGGCGGAGACCGCGCAGTCCGAAGGGGGGGGCGAAAGCTATTCTATGCGCCTACTTTTCAACTCCGCATCGTCGCCGATGGTGCCGCAGCGCTACGAGCCATTACGCTTTCTTGAAAACGTTAGAGCAGGCGATGTGTTGAGCGTCTGGGTTGGCGAGTTATCACTACGTGGCCAAAGCGGTGATTCGTTGAAGGTGCAGATGGCTGAGTTGGGCCTGCTCAAGGATGGTTCGCTTGTGCTGCCTGAGATGGTTGATCTGCAGGATTGGATGAATGAGCAAGCGAGCAACTTCACTGAATTCACTGCGATTTGGGAGGTGCTCGGCGAGGTTATCGCGCATACACGTGCCAGTGATCGTCGATTTCGCGAGGATAAATTGGACCGTGGCTTTGTCGAGTTCCTTGTGCGGTTCCTCAATACATCGTTCAACCGCGTGTATGACGGAGTAGATGAGGAGTTATCTGTGATGGATGCTCGTCTCTTTCGGGAGCCGGTCGAGACTCTACTACATAGCTCTTACCGTCCCGAACACTTGTTCCACGCGACAAAGTATGTAGCTTTGACTTGGTCAGAGTACTTCACCATCAAGTTTCTGTGGTGGTACGCCCCGCATATGCTGCTGGCGACTTTCGAAGCCCAAGTGGCTGACTTGCCGGTAGAGTCAGGAGGCTCAAATGTAGTGCAATTGTCCCTGTTGAGCCAGATCGTTAGCGACATTTCGCTCTCGATCCAGTTCGATATAAACAAGGTGCAGCGGGGCCTCCTTGTGAACAGTGGCAACGGCTTTCTGCGATGGATGGGACTCATCGCGATTGAGCGACAGCTGGAAGGACCAGGTGGGCTCGCCGTTGTGCTGCAATTGGTCGCCAGATTTTCCTCTGCAGACCAGGTACGTGCCCTTGGTTGGATGATTCATCGTGCGAAAAGTAATCCGAAGAAAGCAGAAATTTACGATGGTTTGGTAACGTCGTTGCATGAGGCGTTGCCACCGATGATCCCTGCGGAGGACTTGAGGCATCTAGTTGACTCGATGCGTGGGCATATGCGGCAATTGACTTGGGCAGAGCCTTGGCTGTTCCAGGATGTCGTCTTTCCTTTGTTGCAGGATGAGCGCGCTAATACAGATGATGCTTGCGAGATCTGGATCAATGAATTGGTTGCGTTGCTGGGACCAGAACTGAATCACCGGCTGTTTGCTCTTGCGCGTGAGGGCCAGACGACCAATATCACCGCGTTCCTTTTTGCTCACAGCGGCCCTGAGCGGCAGCGAGCCAGCCTTAGGTCGATGCAATTGATCTTGAAGCAACAGCGACGGATTGTGCAACAACCTCTCGCCAGCACGTCAGACTGGACTCGCTGGGACGATGCTTTGGTTGTCTCGATGTGGATACTCGCTTTTACCCGATGGGCGCAGTACTACCTACGCCTGCGCGACGTGACCGACAGTGAGCTGGAACGACTGTCGGAGGACGCACGAGAGTTAGCTATGGTTCGACCGATGGATGAATGGCGTTCGGAGGGGGCTGGCAAGCCAGTCCAGTTGGCGGCGTTCCTTGATCAGGCCGAAGAACTCTCACTTTAA
- a CDS encoding amino acid permease, with the protein MDAKFQPDSGTDSDVSLLHKMGYAQELSRRMSGFSNFAVSFSVICILSGGITAFQLAFSAAGGASIGLGWPLGSLFALIVAVSMSQIASAFPTAGGLYHWGAILGGKKWGWMTAWLNLIGLIFVIAAINFGTYDPFFKTLIAPMFGVSPDSLTWWHQTAFIAFITISQAILNARGIRIASKITDLSGYLIFVVTIALVVSLLYYSPVAFDAHRLVTFTNFTGVDGGAWPKQATPLAFLSGLLLVTYTITGFDASAHTSEETHDAAKNVPRGIIGSVFWSAVFGYVMVCAFVLVMPDLTASMKQGTGFFEAILAPIPKTLRVILELAMFFINYVCGLAAIMSTSRMVYAFARDGGLPASKLLRSVSPTHRTPGPAIWTCAVLAIVVTLYGDAFSVLSAGSAVFLFISYAMPIGSGMLAEGRTWTDKGPFQLGIWSKPCALLALVGACVLAYVGIQPPNEKVLYVLVGFVVVLMVIWYGFGVRNTFAGPPVLKDTRNLDRIRELEANVDPTA; encoded by the coding sequence ATGGATGCAAAATTCCAGCCTGATTCAGGCACCGACAGTGACGTAAGCCTGCTGCACAAGATGGGCTATGCGCAGGAACTGTCGAGACGTATGAGCGGTTTTTCGAACTTCGCGGTGTCGTTTTCGGTGATCTGCATCCTGTCGGGCGGCATTACCGCGTTCCAGCTCGCGTTTTCCGCCGCCGGCGGCGCGTCGATCGGCCTCGGCTGGCCCCTGGGCTCGCTGTTCGCGCTGATCGTCGCCGTGTCGATGTCGCAGATCGCGTCCGCGTTTCCGACGGCCGGCGGCCTCTATCACTGGGGCGCGATCCTCGGCGGGAAGAAATGGGGGTGGATGACGGCGTGGCTCAACCTGATCGGCCTGATCTTCGTGATCGCCGCGATCAATTTCGGCACCTACGACCCGTTCTTCAAGACGCTGATCGCACCGATGTTCGGCGTCAGCCCGGACAGCCTGACCTGGTGGCATCAAACGGCGTTCATCGCGTTCATCACGATCTCGCAGGCGATCCTGAACGCGCGCGGCATCAGGATCGCGAGCAAGATCACCGACCTGTCGGGTTATCTCATCTTCGTGGTGACGATCGCGCTGGTGGTGTCGCTGCTCTACTACTCGCCGGTCGCGTTCGATGCGCATCGGCTCGTGACGTTCACCAATTTCACCGGTGTCGATGGCGGCGCATGGCCGAAGCAGGCCACGCCGCTCGCGTTCCTGTCCGGCCTGCTGCTCGTGACCTACACCATCACCGGCTTCGACGCTTCCGCGCACACGTCGGAAGAGACGCATGATGCGGCGAAGAACGTGCCGCGCGGCATCATCGGGTCGGTGTTCTGGTCCGCGGTGTTCGGCTACGTGATGGTGTGCGCGTTCGTGCTGGTGATGCCCGACCTGACCGCCAGCATGAAGCAGGGCACCGGTTTCTTCGAAGCGATTCTCGCGCCGATTCCGAAGACGTTGCGCGTCATCCTCGAACTCGCGATGTTCTTCATCAACTACGTGTGCGGGCTCGCGGCGATCATGTCGACGTCGCGGATGGTGTATGCGTTCGCACGCGACGGCGGGCTGCCGGCGTCGAAGCTGCTGCGCAGCGTGAGCCCGACGCACCGCACGCCCGGCCCCGCGATCTGGACGTGTGCGGTGCTCGCGATCGTCGTCACGCTGTACGGCGATGCGTTCTCGGTGCTGAGTGCCGGCAGCGCGGTGTTCCTGTTCATCTCGTATGCGATGCCGATCGGCTCCGGGATGCTGGCCGAAGGCCGCACGTGGACCGACAAGGGCCCGTTTCAACTGGGGATCTGGTCGAAGCCGTGTGCGCTGCTCGCGCTGGTCGGCGCCTGCGTGCTCGCGTATGTCGGCATCCAGCCGCCGAACGAGAAGGTGCTGTACGTGCTCGTCGGCTTCGTCGTGGTGCTGATGGTGATCTGGTACGGCTTCGGCGTGCGCAACACGTTCGCGGGGCCGCCGGTGCTGAAGGACACGCGCAATCTCGACCGCATCCGCGAACTCGAGGCGAACGTCGATCCGACGGCCTGA
- the glyA gene encoding serine hydroxymethyltransferase, translating into MFNRTTSTVANVDPELYAAIEQENRRQEDHIELIASENYTSPAVMAAQGSQLTNKYAEGYPGKRYYGGCEYVDVVEQLAIDRVKQLFGAEAANVQPNSGSQANQGVFFAMLKPGDTIMGMSLAHGGHLTHGSPVNMSGKWFNVVSYGLNENEDIDYEAAEQLAQEHKPKLIVAGASAFSLKIDFERLAKIAKSVGAYLMVDMAHYAGLIAAGVYPNPVPHADFVTTTTHKSLRGPRGGVILMKAEYEKPINSAIFPGIQGGPLMHVIAGKAVAFKEALSPEFKAYQEKVVENARVLAETLVKRGLRIVSGRTESHVMLVDLRAKNITGKAAEAALGAAHITVNKNAIPNDPEKPFVTSGVRLGSPAMTTRGFGVKEAEIVGNLIADVLEAPEDAATLERVRGQVAELTKRFPVYG; encoded by the coding sequence ATGTTCAACCGCACCACCAGCACCGTTGCCAACGTCGATCCGGAACTTTATGCCGCGATCGAGCAGGAAAACCGCCGCCAGGAAGATCACATCGAGCTGATCGCGTCGGAAAACTACACGAGCCCGGCCGTGATGGCTGCGCAGGGTTCGCAACTCACGAACAAGTACGCGGAAGGGTATCCGGGCAAGCGCTACTACGGCGGCTGCGAATACGTGGACGTGGTTGAGCAGCTGGCGATCGACCGCGTGAAGCAGCTGTTCGGTGCGGAAGCGGCGAACGTGCAGCCGAACTCGGGTTCGCAGGCGAACCAGGGCGTGTTCTTCGCGATGCTCAAGCCGGGCGACACGATCATGGGCATGAGCCTCGCGCACGGCGGCCACCTGACGCACGGCTCGCCCGTGAACATGTCGGGCAAGTGGTTCAACGTGGTGAGCTACGGCCTGAACGAAAACGAAGACATCGACTACGAAGCGGCCGAGCAGCTCGCGCAGGAACACAAGCCGAAGCTGATCGTCGCAGGCGCGTCGGCATTCTCGCTGAAGATCGATTTCGAGCGTCTGGCGAAGATCGCGAAGTCGGTCGGCGCGTACCTGATGGTCGACATGGCCCACTACGCAGGCCTGATCGCAGCGGGCGTGTACCCGAACCCGGTGCCGCACGCAGACTTCGTGACGACGACGACGCACAAGAGCCTGCGCGGCCCGCGCGGCGGCGTGATCCTGATGAAGGCCGAGTACGAGAAGCCGATCAACTCGGCGATCTTCCCGGGGATCCAGGGCGGCCCGCTGATGCACGTGATCGCGGGCAAGGCCGTGGCGTTCAAGGAAGCGCTGTCGCCGGAATTCAAGGCGTACCAGGAGAAGGTGGTCGAGAACGCCCGCGTGCTGGCTGAAACGCTGGTGAAGCGTGGCCTGCGGATCGTGTCGGGCCGTACGGAAAGCCACGTGATGCTGGTGGACCTGCGTGCGAAGAACATCACGGGCAAGGCAGCGGAAGCAGCGCTGGGTGCTGCGCACATCACGGTGAACAAGAACGCGATCCCGAACGATCCGGAAAAGCCGTTCGTGACGAGCGGCGTGCGCCTGGGTTCGCCGGCAATGACGACGCGCGGCTTCGGCGTGAAGGAAGCGGAGATCGTCGGCAACCTGATCGCCGATGTGCTGGAAGCGCCGGAAGATGCGGCCACGCTCGAGCGTGTGCGCGGGCAGGTCGCCGAACTGACGAAGCGTTTCCCCGTCTACGGCTGA
- a CDS encoding SDR family NAD(P)-dependent oxidoreductase translates to MNVKIDGRLAGKVAVVSGGAGGCGGAASELFAAQGAKVAIIDRDGDAAETLASRLRDAGLQAIGFGADVSKQAEVQQAVNAAREQYGNADILFNHAGTLIVKPFLDIEESEWDWLMGVNVKSMFLMTKAVLPQMLEKGRGSIVCTSSISAVCATPGEVLYDATKGACHMFARAIAVEYRDRGIRCNALAPGFIRTPHGMRELKDLQAMGVDATEAAIAVQQGRLCEPSEVAAAALFLASDESSFVNGTHLFVDNCFSAV, encoded by the coding sequence ATGAATGTCAAGATTGACGGCCGACTGGCCGGCAAGGTCGCCGTCGTGAGCGGCGGCGCCGGTGGCTGTGGCGGCGCGGCGTCCGAACTGTTCGCCGCACAGGGCGCGAAGGTCGCGATCATCGACCGCGACGGCGACGCCGCTGAAACACTCGCATCCCGGCTGCGCGACGCGGGCCTGCAGGCGATCGGCTTCGGCGCCGACGTGTCGAAACAGGCCGAAGTCCAGCAGGCCGTGAACGCCGCGCGGGAGCAGTACGGCAACGCGGACATCCTGTTCAATCACGCCGGCACGCTGATCGTCAAACCGTTCCTCGACATCGAGGAGTCGGAATGGGACTGGCTGATGGGCGTGAACGTGAAGAGCATGTTCCTGATGACGAAAGCGGTGCTGCCGCAGATGCTGGAGAAGGGGCGGGGCAGCATCGTCTGCACGTCGTCGATTTCCGCGGTATGCGCGACGCCGGGCGAGGTGCTGTATGACGCGACCAAGGGCGCGTGCCACATGTTCGCGCGGGCGATTGCGGTCGAGTACCGCGACCGCGGCATTCGGTGCAACGCGCTCGCACCGGGGTTCATCCGCACGCCGCACGGGATGCGCGAACTGAAGGACCTGCAGGCGATGGGTGTCGACGCGACCGAGGCGGCGATCGCGGTTCAGCAAGGCCGCCTGTGCGAGCCGTCGGAAGTCGCGGCGGCGGCACTGTTCCTCGCTTCCGACGAGTCGAGTTTCGTCAACGGCACCCACCTGTTCGTCGACAACTGCTTCTCCGCCGTCTGA
- a CDS encoding D-arabinono-1,4-lactone oxidase, which yields MELPRGGFWRNWVGNQSCVAAHLASPASEAEIAELVHTATRQGKHVRCAGSGHSFTPVVATSGLLLSLQDYQGIVAVDEARKRVTVKAGTKINAVTRHLKELGLSLVNQGDIDSQAIAGALATGTHGTGTTLSNLSSQVVGMRIVRPDGSIMTVSDRQDLDLLHATQVNIGMFGVVSELTLQVTDAFWLHDRVWREDFDALMAQYDDLAAKHRHFSFFWCPTSASRDLYCLPDTTKVSNSKKDYDVCEIKVMDVTDARTFHEGEHEKIAYSSEVYAIHYVPNFHELEYAVPAQHGKEALRRVRELILTKHRDCIFPVEYRFTKGDPAWISPFNHQDSVTISCSGGPNGVDYWPFLKDVDTILRDYGSRPHWGKLHFTNREDVDRWFPKAEAFRALRRSVDPEGYFLNDHLRTLFS from the coding sequence ATGGAACTTCCCCGTGGCGGATTCTGGAGAAACTGGGTCGGCAATCAGTCGTGCGTGGCCGCGCACCTGGCGTCGCCGGCCAGCGAGGCCGAGATCGCGGAGCTGGTGCACACCGCGACGCGGCAAGGCAAGCACGTGCGCTGCGCCGGGTCGGGGCACTCGTTCACGCCCGTCGTGGCCACCAGCGGCCTGCTGCTGTCGCTGCAGGATTACCAGGGCATCGTGGCGGTCGACGAAGCGCGCAAGCGCGTGACCGTGAAGGCCGGCACCAAGATCAATGCGGTGACGCGGCACCTGAAGGAACTCGGCCTGTCGCTCGTCAACCAGGGCGACATCGATTCGCAGGCGATTGCCGGCGCGTTGGCCACCGGCACGCACGGCACGGGGACGACACTGAGCAACCTGTCGTCGCAGGTCGTCGGGATGCGCATCGTGCGTCCGGACGGCTCGATCATGACGGTGAGCGACCGGCAGGACCTCGACCTGCTGCACGCGACGCAGGTCAACATCGGCATGTTCGGCGTGGTGTCGGAGTTGACGCTGCAGGTGACGGACGCGTTCTGGCTGCACGACCGCGTATGGCGCGAGGATTTCGACGCGCTGATGGCGCAATACGACGACCTGGCCGCGAAGCACCGGCATTTCAGCTTCTTCTGGTGCCCGACGTCCGCCAGCCGCGATCTCTACTGCCTGCCCGACACCACGAAGGTGTCGAACTCGAAGAAGGACTACGACGTGTGCGAGATCAAGGTGATGGATGTCACCGACGCGCGCACGTTCCACGAAGGTGAGCACGAGAAGATCGCCTACAGCTCCGAGGTGTACGCGATCCACTACGTGCCGAACTTCCACGAGCTCGAGTACGCGGTGCCCGCGCAACACGGCAAGGAAGCGCTGCGCCGGGTGCGCGAGCTCATCCTTACGAAGCATCGCGACTGCATTTTCCCGGTCGAGTACCGCTTCACGAAGGGCGATCCGGCGTGGATCAGCCCGTTCAATCACCAGGACAGCGTCACGATTTCATGCTCGGGCGGCCCGAACGGCGTCGACTACTGGCCGTTCCTGAAGGACGTCGACACGATCCTGCGCGACTACGGCTCGCGTCCGCACTGGGGCAAGCTGCATTTCACGAACCGCGAGGACGTCGATCGCTGGTTCCCGAAGGCCGAGGCGTTCCGCGCGCTGCGCCGCAGCGTGGACCCCGAAGGCTATTTCCTCAACGATCACCTGCGGACGCTGTTCAGTTGA
- a CDS encoding helix-turn-helix domain-containing protein produces MTPSAHPSDFSGNPLFARTVAFCAFTDVEEQARSFDGWNMNYTQISGGLFHGSSSIMSLGGIKLLVEDLDKVILQQGAVPLERIAVAVPLELEGHARLCGEKSGRDSLHVFSSQPEFEFYSPDRHLLVNVEIEPEKLSTQALRTVAESLRARTHAPVIPMATGVADHLRDLLRQTLAAAAKTTHIGDATTQDRIELLERTVLYAISEVMTAATPDAGAQIVRPTKYWSLVNAVRERLQDASTCPLSIAELCVELGVSRRTAQYAFQDTLNLNPIAYLRAVRLNHVRRELRLGDSVTSAATKWGFWHLSSFAQDYRAMFGELPSATAKRYARQAT; encoded by the coding sequence ATGACGCCGTCTGCCCACCCGAGCGATTTCTCCGGCAACCCGCTGTTCGCGCGAACGGTCGCGTTCTGCGCGTTCACCGACGTGGAGGAACAGGCGCGCTCGTTCGACGGCTGGAACATGAACTACACGCAGATCTCGGGCGGGCTGTTTCACGGCTCGTCGTCGATCATGTCGCTGGGCGGCATCAAGCTGCTGGTCGAGGATCTCGACAAGGTCATCCTGCAGCAAGGCGCGGTGCCACTGGAGCGAATCGCCGTGGCCGTGCCGCTGGAACTGGAAGGCCACGCGCGCCTGTGCGGCGAGAAGAGCGGGCGCGACAGCCTGCACGTGTTCTCGAGCCAGCCGGAATTCGAGTTCTATTCGCCCGATCGGCATCTGCTCGTGAATGTCGAAATCGAGCCGGAGAAACTGTCGACGCAGGCACTGCGTACGGTTGCCGAATCTCTGCGCGCTCGCACCCATGCACCGGTGATCCCGATGGCGACCGGTGTGGCCGACCATCTGCGCGACCTGCTGCGCCAGACGCTCGCCGCCGCGGCAAAAACCACGCACATCGGCGATGCAACGACGCAGGACAGGATCGAACTGCTCGAACGCACCGTGCTGTACGCGATCTCGGAAGTGATGACGGCCGCCACGCCGGATGCTGGCGCGCAGATCGTGCGCCCGACGAAATACTGGTCGCTGGTCAATGCGGTGCGGGAGCGGCTGCAGGATGCATCGACCTGCCCGCTGTCGATCGCCGAGCTGTGCGTGGAGCTCGGCGTCAGCCGGCGCACCGCGCAATACGCGTTCCAGGACACGTTGAACCTGAACCCGATCGCGTACCTGCGGGCCGTGCGGCTGAATCACGTGCGCCGCGAGCTGCGGCTCGGCGACTCCGTGACGTCCGCGGCCACCAAATGGGGCTTCTGGCACCTGAGCAGTTTTGCGCAGGACTATCGCGCGATGTTCGGCGAACTGCCGTCGGCCACCGCGAAGCGCTACGCGCGCCAGGCCACCTAG